Proteins encoded in a region of the Rutidosis leptorrhynchoides isolate AG116_Rl617_1_P2 chromosome 9, CSIRO_AGI_Rlap_v1, whole genome shotgun sequence genome:
- the LOC139868447 gene encoding uncharacterized protein: protein MRVRHISVLIDTAFEKKIGRNLEAYIDDLVIKNTTQERIVEDIRETFDTLRRINMKLNPLKCSFGETEGRQLPFFKTLKGCLKQKSFVWTSEAETALTIKEVQSLTGKLAALTRFLSKAAERQLPFFKTLKGCWNKKALFGQAKQKPRFKK from the coding sequence ATGCGGGTGCGACATATTAGCGTTTTGATTGACACCGCGTTTGAAAAGAAAATTGGGCGTAATCTTGAGGCTTATATTGATGATTTGGTAATTAAAAACACAACGCAAGAGCGAATTGTTGAAGATATACGCGAAACATTTGACACGCTGCGCAGAATTAACATGAAGCTCaatccgctaaaatgtagttttggcgaaacTGAAGGAAGGCAATTACcgtttttcaaaactttaaaaggttgTTTGAAACAAAAAAGCTTTGTTTGGACAAGCGAAGCAGAAACCGCGTTAACGattaaagaagtgcaaagtttgacgggaaagTTAGCTGCATTAACGCGCTTCTTGTCTAAAGCTGCTGAAAGGCAATTACcgtttttcaaaactttaaaaggttgTTGGAACAAAAAAGCTTTGTTTGGACAAGCGAAGCAGAAACCGCGTTTTAAGAAATGA
- the LOC139868450 gene encoding uncharacterized protein: MQKYLQLLKELAERFEYFELAQVPRSQNKKADALSKLAALTFSHFQKQVWVEELPSKSIDNDLMVAPVEEEQPNWMGPILQYIRSDVLLRDKREARLVRERAPMCSDPS; encoded by the coding sequence ATGCAGAAATATTTGCAGTTATTGAAAGAATTAGCAGAGCGGTTTGAGTATtttgaactcgcgcaagtgccaagaagtcaaaataagaaggcggatgctttGAGTAAATTGGCTGCTCTAACGTTttcgcactttcaaaaacaagttTGGGTTGAAGAATTGCCAAGCAAATCAATTGATAACGACTTAATGGTTGCACCTGTTGAAGAGGAACAGCCAAATTGGATGGGACCAATCTTGCAATACATTCGCAGTGATGTTTTGCTAAGAGATAAGCGTGAAGCTCGCCTAGTAAGAGAGCGAGCACcaatgtgtagtgacccgtcctaa